From Salvelinus namaycush isolate Seneca chromosome 2, SaNama_1.0, whole genome shotgun sequence, one genomic window encodes:
- the LOC120064380 gene encoding beta-1,3-galactosyl-O-glycosyl-glycoprotein beta-1,6-N-acetylglucosaminyltransferase 7-like, which yields MLQLEGAKCSFLFCLGICMLICSVIYLRAMAGTDPQGQSGPQGCRPFSKYCQAFIPSTKGSPAWQRRDCQVESYLLGMGSRGGDQDCSRLVRELHFITRPLSREEEDYPLAFILTVHKELELLVRLLRAIYTPQNVYCVHVDAKAPREYREAVESLVGCFPNVFLASHSEMVTYAGFSRLQADINCMRDLTASPVPWRKVLNLCGQDFPVKSNLELVRYMQSKEWRDRNMTPGIKQPAAMRHRTQLQYREVRGSHVAPKRGGPKKGAPPHRLQIYFGTAYYALTRTFVEFVLRSHVSRDLLEWSKDAFSPDEHYWVTLNHIKEAPGSHVGGGWGGEIRTIKWRDQEGTVHNGCKGRYVRDICIYGLEDLQWIIDRNSMFANKFESKAFPEALDCLEQWHRDKVLQQAMVPIQSWWQLATQGNATSLFNATEIVWEVSREDLLLTYLSCPETLCGKFRLCVSLRGTVAERMTQP from the exons ATGCTCCAGCTGGAAGGCGCAAAGTGCAGTTTCCTGTTCTGCCTGGGAATATGCATGCTCATCTGCTCGGTCATCTACCTGAGGGCCATGGCTGGCACAGATCCCCAGGGTCAGAGTGGGCCCCAGGGCTGCAGGCCATTCTCTAAGTACTGCCAAGCTTTCATCCCCAGCACCAAGGGCTCGCCAGCATGGCAACGCCGTGACTGCCAGGTGGAGAGCTATCTTCTGGGTATGGGAAGTCGAGGTGGGGACCAGGACTGCTCCCGCCTGGTGAGGGAGCTTCACTTCATCACCCGCCCGCTGAGCCGGGAGGAGGAAGACTACCCTCTGGCCTTCATCCTCACTGTCCACAAGGAGCTGGAGCTGTTGGTGCGCCTGCTGCGGGCCATCTACACGCCGCAGAATGTCTACTGTGTCCACGTGGACGCCAAGGCTCCGCGGGAGTACAGGGAAGCCGTGGAAAGCCTTGTGGGCTGCTTCCCCAATGTGTTCCTGGCCAGCCACAGCGAGATGGTGACCTACGCCGGCTTCTCACGGCTGCAGGCCGACATCAACTGCATGAGGGACCTGACGGCATCGCCTGTGCCCTGGAGGAAGGTGCTCAACCTGTGCGGCCAGGACTTCCCTGTAAAGAGCAACCTGGAGCTGGTGCGCTACATGCAGAGCAAGGAGTGGAGGGACAGGAACATGACCCCGGGCATCAAGCAGCCTGCGGCTATGAGGCACCGGACTCAGCTGCAGTACAGGGAGGTCAGGGGCTCCCACGTGGCCCCCAAGCGCGGAGGCCCAAAGAAAGGTGCTCCGCCCCACAGGCTTCAGATTTACTTTGGTACAGCCTACTACGCACTAACCAGGACCTTTGTGGAGTTTGTACTGAGGAGTCACGTGTCCAGAGACCTGCTAGAGTGGTCCAAAGACGCATTCAGCCCAGATGAGCACTACTGGGTGACGCTCAATCACATTAAAG AAGCGCCAGGGAGTCATGTAGGAGGCGGCTGGGGTGGCGAGATCCGGACAATCAAATGGAGGGACCAAGAGGGGACTGTACACAATGGATGCAAAG GCCGCTATGTTAGGGACATCTGCATCTATGGTCTGGAGGATTTGCAGTGGATCATCGACAGAAACAGCATGTTTGCCAACAAGTTCGAGAGCAAGGCCTTCCCAGAAGCTTTGGACTGCCTGGAGCAGTGGCACAGAGACAAGGTCCTGCAGCAAGCCATGGTCCCCATCCAGTCATGGTGGCAACTTGCCACGCAAGGCAATGCCACCTCTCTTTTCAATGCCACG GAAATTGTTTGGGAGGTGAGCAGGGAAGACTTGTTATTGACATATCTCAGTTGTCCTGAAACGCTTTGTGGTAAATTTAGGCTCTGTGTATCATTAAGAGGCACAGTGGCTGAGAGGATGACGCAACCATAA